A segment of the Acidobacteriota bacterium genome:
GCGATCTGCTTGGCGATCTCGATGGCCGTGACGCCCTGGGCGCCCACGGCCTTGTTCTGCAGCTCGTAGGCCTTGGCGGTGGACTCGCCGATGGCCAGGATCTTGGCGCCCTCGGCCTCGCCCTTGGCCCGGATGCCGGCGGCCTCGCCCTGGGCTCTCAGCTTGATGCCCTCGGCGTCGCCCTCGGCGGTGCGGATGACCTTCTGCTTCATCTGCTCGGCGATCTTGACGCCGATCTCGGCCTCCACCAGGTTCTTCTGCTGGTCGGCCTCGGCCCGGGTCTTCTCGGTGGCGATGCGGGTCTGCTCGGCCTTCTGCATCTCCTGGTACATGGCCAGCTGCTGCTGGGCGATGATCTTCTTGGTCTGGGTGTCCATGAGTTCCTGGGGCAGCTTGATCTGGCAGATCAGGACGGAGACGCACTCCACGTGGTAGCGCTCCAGCTCGGCCCTCGCCCGTTCCTCTGCCTTCTTCTGCTCCTCCTGGCGGTCCTGGAGGAAGTTCATGGCGGAGGTGGAGGAAGACTGGTTGCGGAAGGAGGAGTCGATCATGGGGTGGATGACGTGCATGATGAGGTTCTGGATGGAGCCGATCTTGGCCACCATGTAGGGGGCCTGGTCCGGCCGCACCCGGACGATGACCTTGACGGAGACGTGGATTTCGAACCCGTCCCGGGAGACGATCCGCAGGGGGTCGAAATTGGTCTGCTTGGAGTCGTCCCAGTCCACGGAGATGTTGGTGGTGTCCACGATGTAGACGATGTAGGCCCGCCGGTTCAGGTAGTAGATGCCGGGCCCGGCCACCTCCTGCTGGATGCCCCGGAAGCCCTTGGGCACCACGTAGCGCTCGATCCCGAGGTTCAGGCGCTCCTCCAGCGGCTGGGCGGTGCCCGCCGCCCCCCCCGATTCCCGCCGGGCCACGGCGTCGACCAACTCCTTCACCTGGTGGGGCTCCTCGCCCACGTTGGAGACCACCACGGCCACCTGGCCGCGCTCCACCACCGCCACGTCGTCCATCTCCACGTGGAACATGAGGGTGTTCACGTAATAAGTGCCCGGCTTGAGGACGTCGAACTGCGGACCGCGTTGTCCCCCGGCAGCCAGGAACCTCGAGGCGTCCTGGTAGTCCGCATGCCCCTGCACGGCCTTGGCCACGTACTCCTTTTCGGGGAGGGGTTCCCCGTCCAGCGCCGTCACGAGGCCGATCTTGTTGGGCGGGATGATGGTGGCCGCGCGGATGTCCACCCGGAAGAGGTCCGTGTTGACCCGGTAGGTCCCGGGAAGGAGCACCTCGATCTGGGGCCCTTTCTGCCCCCCGTTCTCCAGGAAGGCCTCGCCGTTCTCGAAGGTGTTGTGCCCCGTGACCTTGTGGGCCAGCAGGCGGCCGGCGGGGATCGGGACCCCGTCCGTGGCGGTCACCAGGCCGACGAAGCCCTTGTCGATGCTGATCGCCGGCACCTTGCGCACGATGAAGAGGGCGGGGTTGATGCGGTAGTTCCCGGGGGGCAGGATCTCGATCTGGGGCCCCTTCTGGCCGCCGTTGGTCAGGAAGGCCTCGCCGTCCTGGAAGGCGTTGTGTCCCGGCGCCACCCGGGCGAAGATGCGCCCCGGCGGGATGGGGTCGCCATCGATGGACTCCACCAGGCCCACCTCGCTCTCCTCGATGACGGTGAAGGGGCGCTTGCGGGCCTTGTAGAGGAACGGGATCACGAAGTGGAGGCCGGGCCCCAGGGTCCTCGCCTGGATGCCGACCTCGTCGGCCATGGCCATGACGCGCCCCTGGGGCATGTTCCGGCCCAGGTACTTGCGCTCCAGGATGGCGATCTCCGTCCCGCCCACCACCACGATCGCCTTGACGACGACGATGAGGAACAGGAGCAATCCGCCCAGGGCCCAGTAGATCATGTGCGGGTTCGCGGCGAAGTATTCCGGCATGGGGTGCCTCCTTCGGGGGAAAACTGGTGTCATTTTATCCCACAAGAAAGAACCCCGCAAGGGGTACCCCTTGAAGACGCGCTGAATTCGGCGGAGAGGGGCGGGGGCGGAAAGGTTTTGGGCGCACGGCTTCCCGGGGCGGCGCCGCGGACGCCCGTCACGGTTCCCGAGACGCTTGTGTATCGCCGGCGTCCGCGGCTTGCCCCGGGCTGAAACGCCTTTCCCCTTCGGGGAAAGAGGGCGGGGGGGGCACAAATCAAATTGGGAGAGGACGTTCGTGGAACCTAACCGGGTTCGAGAACCTGTTGGTCAAGCCGCAGCCGGTGAAGCGGCGAAAAACCTGGCGATGGGGACAGCGATAGCAGCGATGGCGATACCGATACCGATACCAATACCGAAGTGAGGAGTCAGAACAGGGGAACCGGCCGGAAGCCCACGGCGTCGGCGCTGGCCAGGACGTAACGGACCCCGTCCCTGGGGCCCTGGAACGCCCCGGCGATGGACGGGCCGTGGAGGTGCCCGTAGACGCAGACGGCCCCCGGCCACTTCCGGATCTGTTCCGAGAACCCGCTGGGCTCGAAACGGTCGTTCCAGGGGGGGTAGTGCAGCGCGATGACCAGCCGCTTCCACGAGACCTTCCCGAGGCCGGCCAGCGAGGCCTCCAGGCGGAGGACCTCCCGCCGGTAGATCTTCTCGTCCCCGGCGGTGAACCCCTCGCGCTCGCCGCCCTCCGGGGGCTCCGTCCCGGGGCAGGTCCAGGCGCGGGTCCCCGCCACCGCCACGTCCCCGACCACCACCGGCGCCCCCTGCAGAAGGGCGGTGGAAGGCCCCAGGACCGCCCGGATCTTCGACGCGGACTCCCACCAGTAGTCGTGGTTGCCCTTGAGCAGGACCTTCCGGCCCGGCAGGGACTCGACCCAGGCGAGGTCGGGGAGGGCGTCGGCCAGGCGCATGGCCCAGGAGATGTCCCCGGGGACCACCACCAGGTCGTCGGGGCCGACGACGGAGCGCCAGTTCTCCGCCATCACGCGGGCGTGGTCGCGCCAGGCCTCCCCGAAGATGTCCATGGGCTTGGGGTCCGAAAACGACAGGTGCAGGTCGCCGAGGGCAAAGACGTTCATGCGCAGCTCCCGGGCGGCGGAAAACGGCCGGCCCGGGGCATCATACCAGACGGGGGCCGCGGGGAACAGGGGGGTGTTGGGTGAACGAACTGACCGGCTCCCGCCGGCCGCGAAAACGAGCCGGGGCCCTGGCGGAAAACGGAAAAATCTTGGAAGGAGGGGCGCTTTGTGTTGAAATAGCCGCACGGCGCCGGACGGCCCGTGAACCCCTTGATCGAGGAGCCCGCCATGACGGCCCTGCAGCTCGTGGCATCCATCGCCAACCTGCTTGCCCTCTTCATGATCCTCTCCTTCCTCCGACGGGAGCGGCTCAAGGAGAAATACTCGCTGCTGTGGCTCCTGTGCATCGTCGTCGCCGAGGTCCTCATCCTCTCCTATCACTGGATCGACCGCTTCGCCGCGTGGATGGGCGTCTTCTACCCGCCGTCCCTGATCTTCTTCCTGGCCATCCTGTTCCTCTTCGTCATGGTGCTCCACCTGACCCTGGTGGTCTCGAAACAGAACAAGCAGATCCAGATCCTGGCCCAGCAACTCGCGCTCCTGGAGGCGCGGGTGTCGCCCGGGACGCCGCCTTCGATCACGGGGGACCCAAAGGACATAGAGGACCTGCGCTCTTCCCGGGACGTCGCCCGGTAACCGTGGTCTCGAAAGGCAACCGGGATCGTACCCGCCGCGTCATCACCCCGTGTGGGGCGTGCCTGCCGCGTCCCCACCCCGCCGGGATCGTACCCGCCGCGTCTTCACCCCGTCAGGATCGTACCCGCCGCGCCCTCGCCCCGCCGGGATCGTACCCGCCGCGTCTTCACCCCGTCAGGATCGTACCCGCCGCGCCCTCGCCCCGCCGGGATCATGCCCTCTGCGCCTTCACCCCGTTAGGGGTGAAATGTTTGTAGAAAAGGCAGTTATAGAGATTGTTTTCCCCCGCGCGCCGCCGGTCCGGGAGGGTGCTCCGGAGCACGGTTTACCCCCGGCGGCGCGCGGGGGAAACGATTTCCGGCACCCCTCCGGGGTGCGGCGGGTTTATGGGGCTCCGACCGGTGGGAGTTCGCCTCTCCAGGGGAACTACGGTATCGGTATCGGTATCGCTCTCGGTCTCGCTATCGCCCTCGCCCTCGCTCTCCCCCTTTCTCCCCGGCCCGATCAGTCGGAAAGACGGCGCTCCGGCGACCTGCGCGCCTTGCTCCTGGGGTTTGTCAAAAAGCGGCGCTCCGTCAGACCTCCGCGCCGCACTCCCCAGGACACCCCCACCGTCACTCCGGCGGCCTGCGCGCCGCACTCCCCATCGGTCCATTCAGATTCAACTGGCGGGGTTCGGGCATGCGCCAGGTGGGGGCGTTCTTCATCCCCGCCAGGGGATGAATCTGTGTAGAACCGGCGGGGGTTTCGGTCTGTTCCCGTCCCGCACCCAACGGGAAGGGTGAGCGCCCCCATAAAAAAACCGGCGCCACGGGGCGCCGGTTCGGGATTCAACGCGTTGGGGACGATCAGGCCTCGTCGTCCTCGAAGGCGGCGTCCAGGCCGTCGAGCCCCTCGTCACCCTCGAAGTCGTCGTCGGCGTCCATGTCGGCGACGAGGTCCATGCCCATCTCCTCCAAGTCGATCATGTCGGGCTCGTCTTCCTTGACCTCCTCGTAGTGCTCCTCGGTGAGGATCCGGAACTGGCGGTAACGCTTGAACCCGGTCCCCGCGGGGATGAGGCGGCCCATGATGACGTTCTCCTTGAGCCCCATGAGACGGTCCACGCGGCCGGCGATGGAGGCCTCGGTGAGGACCCGGGTGGTCTCCTGGAAGGAGGCCGCGGAGATGAAGGAGTCGGTGGACAGGGAGGACTTGGTGATCCCGAGGAGGAGCGGCCGCCCGATGGCGGGCTGCCGGCCTTCCCGGACCATCCGCTCGTTCTCTTCCTGGAAGCGGAACTTGTCCACCTGCTGCTCGTAGTAGAAGTCGGTGTCGCCCACGTTCTCCACGCGGATCCAGCGCATCATCTGCCGGATGATGACCTCGATGTGCTTGTCGTTGATCTGGACGCCCTGCAGGCGGTAGACCTCCTGGATCTCGTTGAGGAGGTACTTCTGCAGTTCCTTCTCGCCCAGGACGTTGAGAATGTCGTGGGGGTTGATGGGCCCGTTGACCAGGGCCGTGCCGGCCTTGATCTCCTCACCTTCCTGGACGGTGATGTGGGCGCCGCGGGGCACGAAGTACTCCCGCTCGTCGCCGTGCGGGGTGCGGATGATGATCTTGCGCTGGCCGCGGACGATGCCGCCGAAGTGGACCTTGCCGTCCACCTGGGTGATGACGGCGGGGTTCTTGGGCTTGCGGGCCTCGAAGAGTTCCACGACCCGCGGCAGGCCGCCGGTGATGTCCTTGGTCTTGGTGGATTCCTTGGGGATCTTGGCCAGGATGTCGCCCGCGCTCACCCGGTCGCCGTCGTTGGCCGCCAGGTGGGACTTGGACGGGAGCAGGTAGGCGTGGAGGACCTTCCCCTCGTCGTCCAGGATCTCGATCTGGGGCTGCAGCTTCTCGTCGGACGAGTCGATGATGACCATGGTGGACTTCAGCGAGACCTCGTCCTTTTCCTCCTTGACCGTCTCGTCGGGCAGGATGTCCTTGAAGCGGACCGTGCCCGACGCCTCGGTGAGCAGCACCGTGGAGAAGGGGTCCCACTCCACGATCTTGGTGCCGGGCTCGATGATGTCGCCGTCCTTGACCAGGATGCGGGCGCCGTAGACGACCGGGTAGCGTTCCTTGTCGCGCCCCTTCTCGTCCTCGATGATGATGTTCCCGCTGCGGTTCATGACCGTCAGGGTGCCCTGGGTGTTGACGATGTACTGGATCCCCCGGAAGGAGACCTTGCCGGGGTTCTTGGTGACGATGGTGGACTGGGCCTCGACCTTCGACGCCGTGCCGCCGATGTGGAAGGTCCGCATGGTGAGCTGGGTGCCCGGCTCGCCGATGGACTGGGCGGCGATGACCCCGGTGGCCTCGCCGAGCTCCACCAGCTTTCCGGTGCCCAGGTTGCGGCCGTAGCACTTGATGCAGACGCCCCGGGACGCCTTGCAGGTCAGCACCGACCGGATGTTGACGGTCTCGATGCCGGCGGACTGGAGCTGCCCGGCGAGGTACTCGGTGATCTCCTCGTTCCGGGAGACGATGTTCTCGCCGGTGATGGGATCCTGGATGTCCTCCAGGGCGACGCGGCCGACGATGCGGTCGCGCAGGGACTCGATGGTCTCGCCCCCTTCCACGATGGACTTGATCTCGACGCCGTCGAGGGTC
Coding sequences within it:
- a CDS encoding metallophosphoesterase; this translates as MNVFALGDLHLSFSDPKPMDIFGEAWRDHARVMAENWRSVVGPDDLVVVPGDISWAMRLADALPDLAWVESLPGRKVLLKGNHDYWWESASKIRAVLGPSTALLQGAPVVVGDVAVAGTRAWTCPGTEPPEGGEREGFTAGDEKIYRREVLRLEASLAGLGKVSWKRLVIALHYPPWNDRFEPSGFSEQIRKWPGAVCVYGHLHGPSIAGAFQGPRDGVRYVLASADAVGFRPVPLF
- a CDS encoding DUF2304 domain-containing protein codes for the protein MNPLIEEPAMTALQLVASIANLLALFMILSFLRRERLKEKYSLLWLLCIVVAEVLILSYHWIDRFAAWMGVFYPPSLIFFLAILFLFVMVLHLTLVVSKQNKQIQILAQQLALLEARVSPGTPPSITGDPKDIEDLRSSRDVAR